The nucleotide sequence ACGCTGAGCGGCAACGCCGAGGTCCGCGTCCACCGCCGCAGGGCCGCCTTCGCCGGCCTGGGGTTCGTGCTCGGCATTCTGGTCCTGCTCGGTGGCGTCCAGGTGCACTGGACCGTCAGCGTCCTCGGGTTCCTCGTGATGCTGGCGTCCGCCCTCGTCGGGATCGGCTCCTGGCGCCGGGTCGGCGACGACGGCGGCCAGCCGGCCAGGCCGTCGGCCGGCCCCTCGAAGCCGACGCCGTCACAGGAGCCGACCTCAGACTTCATGGACCGCCTCGAGGAGCGCTGGCGCCGCCGCCAGGAGGGCGGCGACAACTAGGCCCCCTCGCGCACCTGGGCCTCGAGCCACGCGAGCAGCGACGTCAGCTGCGCGGGGTCCGCGCCGGTTGCCTCGGGGTGCCACTGCACCCCCACCATCGCCCGCGCCGGGTGCTCGATGC is from Tessaracoccus palaemonis and encodes:
- a CDS encoding DUF3040 domain-containing protein, whose product is MALSEQERKLLEQLEASLMAEDPKLADTLSGNAEVRVHRRRAAFAGLGFVLGILVLLGGVQVHWTVSVLGFLVMLASALVGIGSWRRVGDDGGQPARPSAGPSKPTPSQEPTSDFMDRLEERWRRRQEGGDN